The following nucleotide sequence is from Saccharothrix texasensis.
GGTCCAACCAGGACAGGTCCTCGGCGCTCGGGCCGCGCCCGTAGTACTCCACGACCATCTCGGTGGACGTGGGGCTGCACCACGCCTCGCCGCCGCCGTCGTACTCCGGGTAGTGGCCTTCGTGGACGTTCTGCGAGTAGCGCGGCACGGGCAGTTCGACGCCCCGCGCGACGCCCGGCGCGCTCGTGGGCACGGTGAAGCGGTCCGGGACGGCGGAGGCCATCGCGCCGGCCATCCGCAGCAGCGGTGACGTCCGGGTGCCGGCGAGGCGGTAGAGGGTGACGCGCAGCCGGTAGGCGCGCAGGGGCCGCTTGGCCACGAAGGTGTCCACGTCCACCGACCCGTGCTCGTCGTCCTGGCCGGGGACCGTGGTCCGCTCGACGTCCTGGTCGCCGAGCGCCCAGCGGGCCATGACGTACCAGGGGGTGTCGTCGCCGCGCAACTCCACCTGGAGCCACGTGCCGGGCGGGGTGTCGGCGTTCCAGGAGGCGACGGCCTGGGTCGCGGCGAGGCCGGTGACCCGGCGCGGCGACGTCCACCGCGCGTAGTCGTAACCGTCCCGCACGCCGATCGGCCGGTGGATCGCGAGGCCGCCGGGCACGGGCGCGGTCCCTTCGTGCTCGCCCTGGACGAGCTGCGCGGAGCGCCATTCGCGGTAGTCGACGCGTGCGCCCTCGGCCACCGCCGGAGGAGCCGCGGTGAAGCCGAGGGCGAGCACGGTGGACAGGACCGACACGACACGGAACGTCATGTCGGAAATTGTCGCGCTAGCACATTAACTTGTAATCTACCGACAGAGTGGTCGTGCGGACCACGGCTCCGGTCAGGCGCGACCGCGCCGCTTGGTCCACACGTCGTAGGCGACGGCGGCCAGCAGCACCAGGCCCTTGACCAGCATCACCCGCTCGCTGGGCGCGCCGATCAACGACATGCCGTTGTTGATCACGCCCATGATCAGGCCGCCGGTGATCGCGCCGACCACCCGGCCCACGCCGCCCTGCACCGCCGCGCCGCCGATGAACGCCGCCGCGATCGCGTCCAGCTCGAACGCGTTGCCTGCGGTCGGGCCGGCCTGGTTGAGCCGGCCGGCGAAGATCACGCCCGCCAGCGCGGACAGCACGCCCATGTTCACGAACACCCAGAACGTGACCTGCTTGACCTTCACGCCGGACAGCGTCGCGGCCTGGAGGTTGCCGCCGATGGCGTAGATGTGCCGGCCGAAGACCGACTTGTTCGCCATCACCGAGTAGCCCAGCGCCAGCACCGCGAGCAGCACCAGCACCCACGGCAGGTTGCGGAACCGGGCCAGCTGCACCACCACGGCCAGCACCACGGCCGCCGCGAGCGCGATCTTCGCCACGAAGATCGGGAACGGGTCGACGACCTGCCCGTAGCTCAGCCGGGCCTTGCGGTTGCGCCACTGGTTGAACGCGAACCCGACCACCACCGCGACCCCGACGAGCAGGCTGACCAGGTCGGCGCCGCCCAGCGGGCCGAGGCCGACGTTGCCGAGGTAGCCCTCGGTGAAGCCGTTGGCCAGGGTGCGGATCTGGTCCGGGAACGGGCCGATGCCCTGGTTGCCCAGCACGGTCAGGGTGAGCGCGCGGAACACGAGCATGCCGCCCAGCGTCACGATGAACGCCGGGATGCCGAAGAACGCCACCCAGTAGCCCTGGGCCGCGCCGATCACCGCGCCCGCGAGCAGCGTGATCAGCACCGCCAGCGGCCACGGCAGGCCCATCTGCACGGTCAGCACCGCGCAGATCGCGCCGGTCAGCGCGACCACCGAGCCCACCGACAGGTCGATGTGCCCGCCGATGATCACCAGGATCATGCCGATGGCCAGGATCAGCACGTACGAGTTCTGCACGATGATGTTGGAGATGTTCTGCGGTGTGAGCAGGGCGCCGTCCGTCAGCACCGTGAAGAGCACCACGATCAACGCGAACGCGATGTAGATGCCCGACTGCCGCAGGTTGAACGTGAACCTGCGCTGCGGCGCGCCGGCCTGCTGCGCCGCCGGCGTGGTCGCGGTCTTGGTGGTCATGAGGTCTGTCCCTGGGTCATGTGGTGCATCAAGCGTTCCTGGGTGGCTTCCGCCCGGTCGAACTCGCCGGTGATGCGGCCCTCGGACAGGGTGTAGACCCGGTCGCACAGGCCGAGCAGCTCCGGCAGCTCGGAGGAGATGACCAGCACCGCGCGGCCCTGGTCGGCCAGGTCGTTGATGATCGAGTAGATCTCGTACTTCGCGCCGACGTCGATGCCGCGGGTCGGCTCGTCGAGGATGAGCACGTCCGGGTCGGTGAACATCCACTTCGCCAGCACGACCTTCTGCTGGTTGCCGCCCGACAGCGACGACGTCGTGGTGCCCACGCCGGGCGCCTTGATGTTCATCGAGCGCCGGTACTTCTCCGCGACCGAGTGCTCCTCGTTCTCGTTCACCCAGCCGCGCGGCGCCAGCTTGTGCAACCCGGCCGCGGACACGTTGAGCTTGACGTCCTGGATCAGGTTGAGCCCGTAGCGCTTGCGGTCCTCGCTGACGTAGGCGAGGCCGTGGTCGATGGCCTTGCGGACGGTGCGCGTGTCGATCTCGCGGCCGTCCTTGACCACCCGGCCGGAGACGCCGACGCCGTAGGACCGCCCGAACACGCTCATCGCGAGCTCGGTGCGGCCCGCGCCCATGAGGCCGGCGAGACCGACGATCTCGCCGCGGCGCAACGACAGCGTGGCGCTGTCCACCACGACCCGGTCGGGCTGGGACGGGCTGTGCACGGTCCAGTCCTCGATGCGCAGCACCTCCTCGCCGATCTCGGGCGTGCGCGGCGGGAAGCGGTTCTCCAGGTCGCGGCCGACCATGCCGGAGATGATCCGGTCCTCGCTCACGTCCTTCGCGGGCAGCGTCTCGATCGTGCGGCCGTCGCGCAGGATCGTGATGCTGTCGGCGATCCTGGTCACCTCGTTGAGCTTGTGCGAGATGATCACCGAGGTGATGCCCTCGTCGCGCA
It contains:
- the mmsA gene encoding multiple monosaccharide ABC transporter ATP-binding protein; this encodes MSDEILVMRGITKRFAGVTALHDVTLGVRRGEIHAICGENGAGKSTLMKVLSGVHPHGSYEGEIVFEGEPCSFGGVRDSERRGIVIIHQELALCGQLSVAENLFLGNERAKRGFIDWNRTNHAAGALLARVGLRENPTTPVHDLGVGKQQLVEIAKALAKDVKLLILDEPTAALNDDDSAHLLDLLDGLRDEGITSVIISHKLNEVTRIADSITILRDGRTIETLPAKDVSEDRIISGMVGRDLENRFPPRTPEIGEEVLRIEDWTVHSPSQPDRVVVDSATLSLRRGEIVGLAGLMGAGRTELAMSVFGRSYGVGVSGRVVKDGREIDTRTVRKAIDHGLAYVSEDRKRYGLNLIQDVKLNVSAAGLHKLAPRGWVNENEEHSVAEKYRRSMNIKAPGVGTTTSSLSGGNQQKVVLAKWMFTDPDVLILDEPTRGIDVGAKYEIYSIINDLADQGRAVLVISSELPELLGLCDRVYTLSEGRITGEFDRAEATQERLMHHMTQGQTS
- a CDS encoding C39 family peptidase gives rise to the protein MTFRVVSVLSTVLALGFTAAPPAVAEGARVDYREWRSAQLVQGEHEGTAPVPGGLAIHRPIGVRDGYDYARWTSPRRVTGLAATQAVASWNADTPPGTWLQVELRGDDTPWYVMARWALGDQDVERTTVPGQDDEHGSVDVDTFVAKRPLRAYRLRVTLYRLAGTRTSPLLRMAGAMASAVPDRFTVPTSAPGVARGVELPVPRYSQNVHEGHYPEYDGGGEAWCSPTSTEMVVEYYGRGPSAEDLSWLDPDHVDRTVDHAARHTYDHDYRGAGNWPFNTAYAASFGLRGHVTRLGSLSEVEQLVARGVPVITSQSFRADELAGAGYGTAGHIMVVVGFTEDGDVIANDPASSSDEAVRRVYDRAQFENVWLRTKRYRADGSVAGGSGGIAYVITR
- the mmsB gene encoding multiple monosaccharide ABC transporter permease, giving the protein MTTKTATTPAAQQAGAPQRRFTFNLRQSGIYIAFALIVVLFTVLTDGALLTPQNISNIIVQNSYVLILAIGMILVIIGGHIDLSVGSVVALTGAICAVLTVQMGLPWPLAVLITLLAGAVIGAAQGYWVAFFGIPAFIVTLGGMLVFRALTLTVLGNQGIGPFPDQIRTLANGFTEGYLGNVGLGPLGGADLVSLLVGVAVVVGFAFNQWRNRKARLSYGQVVDPFPIFVAKIALAAAVVLAVVVQLARFRNLPWVLVLLAVLALGYSVMANKSVFGRHIYAIGGNLQAATLSGVKVKQVTFWVFVNMGVLSALAGVIFAGRLNQAGPTAGNAFELDAIAAAFIGGAAVQGGVGRVVGAITGGLIMGVINNGMSLIGAPSERVMLVKGLVLLAAVAYDVWTKRRGRA